The sequence TGATGCGATCGCTAGAATTTTAGAATTTAGAGGGCATGATGTAATCCGGTTGAATCACGTTGGTGACTGGGGTACGCAGTTCGGAATGTTGATTACTAATCTCCGGGAAGTTTCACCGTCAGCTTTAACTACTGCAAATGCTTTGGATATTGGAGATTTAGTTAATTTTTACAAGCAAGCCAAAAAACGCTTTGATGAAGATGAGGAGTTTCAAGAAAAGTCGCGAAATGAAGTTGTAAAATTACAAGCGGGTGCGGAAGATACTATTCACGCTTGGAAATTACTTTGCGAACAATCTCGGAAGGAGTTTCAGGTAATTTACGATTTGCTGGATATTAAGGTAGAGGAAAGAGGTGAATCTTTTTACAATCCTTTGTTACCGGAAGTAGTGGAAGATTTAGATAAAGCAGGATTATTAGAATCAAGCGATGGTGCAAAGGTTGTATTTTTAAAAGGATTTAAAAATAGAGATGGCCAACCTTTACCATTAATTGTACAGAAATCGGATGGTGGTTATAACTACGCGACGACAGATTTAGCAGCATTACGTCACAGAATACAAAAAGAAGAAGCCAAAAGGTTAATTTATGTCACGGATGCTGGACAAGCGAATCATTTTGCTGGAGTTTTTCAAGTAGCAAATCGAGCTAACTGGATTCCCGAAGATGTAGAAATTGTTCACGTACCTTTCGGTTTGGTGTTAGGGGAAGACGGAAAGAAACTAAAAACCCGCTCTGGAGAAACTGTGAGGTTGCGAGATTTATTAGATGAAGCAGTTTCTCGGTGTCGCGAGGATTTGGAAAAAAGATTAAAAGAGGAAGAAGGAAGAGAAGAAACGGAAGATTTTATTGCAAATGTTGCCAAAGTAGTGGGAATTAGTGCGGTTAAATATGCTGACTTGAGTCAAAATCGTACTGGTAACTATAAATTCAGCTTTGATAAAATGCTTGCGCTTAAAGGTAATACCGCACCTTATATGCTTTACGCATACGCGAGAACTCAAAGTATCAGTAGAAAAGGTGATATTGACTATGAAAACTTGGGTGAAAATATCAAAATAGTGCTTAAGGAAGAAGCAGAATTCACTTTAGCAAAGCATATTTTACAGCTAGATGAAGTTATTGCTGAAGTTGAAAAAGAATTACTTCCAAATCGATTGTGTGAATACCTTTATCAATTGAGTGAAAAATTCAACCAATTCTTTGAAAATTGTCCGGTTTTAAAATCGGAAGAACCTATTAAAACGTCGCGGTTAGCATTATGCGATTTGACAGCGAGAACTTTGAAATTAGGTTTAAATTTGTTGGGAATTGAAGTTTTGGAAAGGATGTAGTAATTTGCGAATTTATAAACCCGGTTTCTTCAAGAAACCGGGTTTCTTAAATACCAGTATTTACTGACTTATCTATCTCTTCTATAATCCTCAGTATTAACTGAATCGCTTCAAAATACTTCCGTAAAGGTGCAAATCTGAGTATACTTCTAAATAAGTTTGGTTCAAAGATTCCTTCTGGATATTCTATGGCAACGTATATCATCTTACCAACAAAAGAAATATAAATATTTTTGTTAGTTTTTTGATGAAACCTAACAAGTTTTTCTATTAAACTGTTTGATAAAATTCTTCTTGCTTGTATTTGGTCTTCACTGTACACTGAAAATAAATAATTAAATTCTGAATTATCAATTTCCACAAGTTGCTTTTCTTCGTCATCTAGCAAGTTTATAGCATTATTTGGTAACTTTGGTTTAATTACTGTTATTGGCTGCGATTTTTTGTTTAATTTGGCAGTGAAAAATAAACCTGTAAATACTTGATGACTGTAATTTTTATTTTCTAATATTTCAATCTTAAAACGTTGAAAATTCAAGTTTTTACCGTTTACCATTCGAGTAAATATATAGGGTATTCCCTTAAGTAGCCGAAGAGTAAACAATAATATTGCTGCTAAAACGGAAATTATCGGTACTGATGCGATAGCATCTAGGTTTCTAGTGATATTAAAAACTTTATTCCAAGGTTGAATAGTATTAGAACTAATGTCAACTGTTGACAACCTAATATCTACATTATTTATGATTCCAGTTATTAAATTATTTTGCTCGATGTAGTTAGGTTCAAAAAAATCATTTATAAGTTGACTGTTAGCTAGATGGGCAAGAGTTAGGCTGTTATCTTCATCAGAGTATACGACTGATTTGGTTAAATTTTTATCTGTATCAATAAATTCGTATATTTTGTGAATTAGATTATCATCAAACTTATAAGTAAAAGCTTTAAAAGTAGACTGATAAAATAACAAGTACAATGTAGCAAATATGAAGACAAGGAAAAAATAAATTAACGAAGGATATAAAAGAATAAAGGATAGGATTGCAAGAGCAGTAATATTACAAATTATGATTGTTGCGATTGCTTGCTTACGTCGAGCTTCAAATATTTTTAAAACTTTAAGTAAGTTGTGCTGATAAAATTCCTCAAATTCATCAAGTGTTCTTAAGCGAAATAATTTAGAAACAGGCTTTTGAGTTGAATCTTGAAACTGTTTATCTACGGAAGATGATTTATCAACACTTTCTATTGGTAAAGGTAAAATCTGGGTTTCAATAAGATTTTCAGGTGGATGTTCGCGAAACAAATCGGTATATAATAATTCTTTAGCCCATCTTTGACTGAGTTTATCTTTACTCGTGATTAACTTGATACAGAGCGAAATAGCTAGCTCTAGCTCTCCACTATTTTGATAAAAATGAATTAAATATTTACTAGCTTGTAGATATTCACTAGTTCCCGGTAAAGTTTTTTCGCAATATTGTTCAAATATTTCAAATACCTCAGCGTAATTTTTATCTATCAACGCATTATATCCTTGTTGATAAATCACCGATGCTTGTGTAGAAGTTAATAATTCTGTTTCTTTTTCCGAATTCCTTTTTCTTATCCATTGATGTTTTGATAAAGACAATAAATATTGATTTGCAAGTAATCTAGTTACATAATGCTTGCTGTTGAGCAGTTGATTGCAAAGTGCGACTGCATTTTTTGATTGTCCGTTGGAGTGGTAAGCTTCAATTAATAAAACTTGTGCGTATAAATGCTCTTTGGTATTAAACTTGAGATTTTCGCAAGCTGTTTCTAAAGTTTCTACAACATGAGAATTACTTCCGAATTCTAAATAGTCATTTACTGAATGTAAAACCAGTTTTGCAGATTCACTATCCCAAAGGGGTTGATTGTCACCTTCAATTACTTCCTGGGGGAGCGATTGATAAGCTTCCGGAGACAGATAAGCAAGTACTCGTTTAGCCCATTTTTTGATTTGAGGATGTCCGTTGATTGCTAATTCTTTAGTACGCTCAATTGCTTTTGATTTGTCTCCAAGATAACCGTAAGCTTTAACTATGTGCTGTTGAGCGTAAATGTATTCCGAGTAGTTACCTTCGGAATCTGCTTGATAATTTTGACAATATTCTTCTAATAATTCTATAGCAGTAGAAAAATTTCCACGCTGAATTTCACTTACACCTTCGATAAGTGTATTTAAGGTAGATGACATGATTATTAAAGCTTGATTTTAAATTAAATAGATAAATATGAATTTAGATGGTAACTAAAGGGATATATCCCTTACTACGAACAAATAAATTAGGTTTTTATATTAATATTATATGAAGTGTTATTTTGACGTTATAAGGGTGTAATTACGCAATTAAATGTAGAGATGTAGCAGTGCTATGTCTTTATAATTTGTGGTTGTTGTTAGATAATTACTTAGATTTAGGGATTATAAACGAAGCTACTTTCGATATAAATACCAACGCGATCGCCATTTTTTGCTTCACCGATGATATAGATATTTTCTGATGTCCAAAAACTAAATCGATACATCATTACATCGGAAAATGTTTGATTAAAAGTAGTTATTAAAAATACTTTATTCGCCAGTTTTTTCTATGTAGTTGACAAAAATAACGCTTGATGTGGGTTTAGAATTAGTATTTTTTATGATTTTTGATTATTTGATTTTTGATAATGCTCGGTTGTTGATAGAAGATTATTAAAGAAAAAACCGCAGAGTACGCAGACTAAGCAGAGGAAAAAGAATAGATAGAGAGATGATGGTTATTCCCATAAGCTACAGATGGTGCGTGACGCGAGAAAATTAATAACTACGTAAAAAATTTATCGCAGCGTCACAGCACCCTACAATTACCAATTACCAATACCCAATTCCCAATTACAATATCCCTCGATAGTGAATAAAGGTTAAAATCACTGCCCAAGAACCTAAAGCTACTTTGATTGCAACCAAGAAATTCAATAATGGCAGAACTCCACCACTAAATAAGGTACCGAATTCACCAAAAGGTAGTTCAAATCCTGACAGCTTAATTACAGACAAGACAATAAATATCAATACAGAAATCTTCTCCCATTTAGAAGCGTGCCATTTTTTATAAAGTGACTGCATCCATTCGGGTGAGGAGGTAATCGCTACCAAACCAATTGCTGTACCACCAGCTACTCCAGCAGCAAAACCACCACCGGGACTTAAATGTCCGCGAATTGCTAATTCAATTCCTACTAAGGCTGCAATTGTTGCACCCAATCTAGCTAATATTATTGAAGGTCTGTCGCTGAAATGATAAATTGCACAAAATGGTCTTTCGTTAGCCAGCATATAGGTGGCTCCCATGATGGCAATTGTAAATACCACTACTTCAAAAATGGTGTCGTAAAGCCGATTCCGAAAGATGATTCCCGATACTGCGTTAGGTACTCCGCTATCTTGTACCACAGCCTGAACAATAGAAATTGAAGAATCTGCCTCTGGATTAGATACGAGCAACATTTTAACGAACAGCGCTAATCCAGCTATTACGTAAATCCATTTGCTATTCATCAATGTTGTTTCTCCAATCTTAGTAAATTTACATCAATTACATTTGCATAGCTCAAAACCGTATTGGGGCATGTAAGCTCGGCTCGCAAGATATCGTAAATACGTTGGATACGAATTGTGGTTCGTAGAGGTATATCTAAATCTAGATTATGAGTACAGGTTGCGTGAATTTCTTTTTCGGTTAAAGCTCGCTGTAAAGCGTTGATATCGTTATAAGGAACTAATTCCAACCGCATGTGACGCTGATTTAAAATCTTTCGGAAGTCAGCGGTTAATTCCAGAAAAGCTGGTTCTGTTTCTAGATGATGGACTGCATCTGCAAGTACTCCCACACGCAATACTAAAGAGGAGCGTACTGCAACTGCATACAAAGTAATTGCTAATAAAGTACCCATCAAAGCTTCGGTTAAAGCTACATCGGCAGCACCTAAAACTGCATATACCAAAGCAGCGATCGCACCTAAAATTCCTCTTAAAGCTAATGCATGGTAGGGATTAACTTGAAATATTACCAAGCAGGAGGTTAAGGGAAGTAGGGCAATAATAATATATAGATAAAAATCTAGGTTATTGTTCATTACTATCTCCTTCACCGGAACAGTAAGCTAAAACGTAACCAAGCATCGTATTCCAAATTGCTAAGGTAATAATAGCAAGAACAAGTAAAGGCCATTCTGCGGTTTTTTTCAACAGCAATCCGCAAACAATAGCAATTGAACCAAGAGTATCTGCGACGGAAAGACTGTGTAATTTGAATAAAACTGAACGTTTCCCCATCAAAGGGAAAGTTCCCCAAAACCAAAAGAAAATTCCGATACTTATAAGTACATAGCTAAGTATATTTATCATGTTTCTCTTAAACGTTTGAGTATATGTGCTAATAACATTATTCCGGCATCACCTACGCTGAGGATAATTACGGCAACTACCCCAACCATCCAATCATCTCGCAATACAGATACAACTAAAGCAATCATGGCTGTTTTAGTTGAAATACTGGCAAATGCCAGCATAGTTTGCCAAATATTTTCGTCTTTCCATGCTTCGTAGATAGGTATTGATAAAGCTATTAGCATGGAAATTAAAATTACAATATTTAAGTCTATAGTAAAAGTTAAATTCATGATTTAATAGCCTTTTTTGGTAACACCCGGTGGACTTCATACCAGCCATCTTTGCGGTATTTATAAACGATTGTTTTTGGAGTAAAGGTAATGAGAAAGATATCTAAAAATATTAGTCTTGCAGAACGATTTGGTGGTATTTCCTCTAAGATTACATCTTCGTAATTGTGGGGACGAATAATAATTTCAAAAGCTTCAATATAAGCTTGGGGAATGGCTAACAATATTTTTCCTAATACAGTTAACCAATCTTTTAATTTTTCTCGGGATGGATAACCGCGAGGTAAAATTAGCGCAATAATTACACCGATAATGATGTTTGCTGGACTCAAATCGGATGTAAGCAAAAACCAAATAGCAAGTCTTAATATGAAATTCCCAACCATGAAAATGCCATCCAAAATAGTACAACTGTAACTAGGCTCATTACACCAATAAGATGCTCGAATTCCTCAAGTACCCGAGGTAATTTCAAAGAGGTACTTTTAAATATCAACCAATACAGCAACCAACCAACAGCTATAGTTACAACTGCTTTGAGAATACTCTCCAAACTATAAGCCTGGGGATAAAGAACGTTAGCTGTAATTAACCAACCCAACAAAAGAACAATCGCAGCCCAGAATCCCGGCTTTGGTTTTTGCCCTTCCCCTCGAAGTAAAAAAATAAATCTGGCATATACCGTTACTGTTCCTAC comes from Rivularia sp. PCC 7116 and encodes:
- the argS gene encoding arginine--tRNA ligase; its protein translation is MNATQEHLREKLKQALGKAFGDEYANTDPILVPASKPEFGDYQANMALSLAKKLGQKPRDIANQVVENLDVSDICEKPEIAGPGFINLRLQTSYLEAQLNSIQKDERLGVPTAKQPKREVVDFSSPNIAKEMHVGHLRSTIIGDAIARILEFRGHDVIRLNHVGDWGTQFGMLITNLREVSPSALTTANALDIGDLVNFYKQAKKRFDEDEEFQEKSRNEVVKLQAGAEDTIHAWKLLCEQSRKEFQVIYDLLDIKVEERGESFYNPLLPEVVEDLDKAGLLESSDGAKVVFLKGFKNRDGQPLPLIVQKSDGGYNYATTDLAALRHRIQKEEAKRLIYVTDAGQANHFAGVFQVANRANWIPEDVEIVHVPFGLVLGEDGKKLKTRSGETVRLRDLLDEAVSRCREDLEKRLKEEEGREETEDFIANVAKVVGISAVKYADLSQNRTGNYKFSFDKMLALKGNTAPYMLYAYARTQSISRKGDIDYENLGENIKIVLKEEAEFTLAKHILQLDEVIAEVEKELLPNRLCEYLYQLSEKFNQFFENCPVLKSEEPIKTSRLALCDLTARTLKLGLNLLGIEVLERM
- a CDS encoding DUF3137 domain-containing protein produces the protein MSSTLNTLIEGVSEIQRGNFSTAIELLEEYCQNYQADSEGNYSEYIYAQQHIVKAYGYLGDKSKAIERTKELAINGHPQIKKWAKRVLAYLSPEAYQSLPQEVIEGDNQPLWDSESAKLVLHSVNDYLEFGSNSHVVETLETACENLKFNTKEHLYAQVLLIEAYHSNGQSKNAVALCNQLLNSKHYVTRLLANQYLLSLSKHQWIRKRNSEKETELLTSTQASVIYQQGYNALIDKNYAEVFEIFEQYCEKTLPGTSEYLQASKYLIHFYQNSGELELAISLCIKLITSKDKLSQRWAKELLYTDLFREHPPENLIETQILPLPIESVDKSSSVDKQFQDSTQKPVSKLFRLRTLDEFEEFYQHNLLKVLKIFEARRKQAIATIIICNITALAILSFILLYPSLIYFFLVFIFATLYLLFYQSTFKAFTYKFDDNLIHKIYEFIDTDKNLTKSVVYSDEDNSLTLAHLANSQLINDFFEPNYIEQNNLITGIINNVDIRLSTVDISSNTIQPWNKVFNITRNLDAIASVPIISVLAAILLFTLRLLKGIPYIFTRMVNGKNLNFQRFKIEILENKNYSHQVFTGLFFTAKLNKKSQPITVIKPKLPNNAINLLDDEEKQLVEIDNSEFNYLFSVYSEDQIQARRILSNSLIEKLVRFHQKTNKNIYISFVGKMIYVAIEYPEGIFEPNLFRSILRFAPLRKYFEAIQLILRIIEEIDKSVNTGI
- a CDS encoding Na(+)/H(+) antiporter subunit B; the encoded protein is MNSKWIYVIAGLALFVKMLLVSNPEADSSISIVQAVVQDSGVPNAVSGIIFRNRLYDTIFEVVVFTIAIMGATYMLANERPFCAIYHFSDRPSIILARLGATIAALVGIELAIRGHLSPGGGFAAGVAGGTAIGLVAITSSPEWMQSLYKKWHASKWEKISVLIFIVLSVIKLSGFELPFGEFGTLFSGGVLPLLNFLVAIKVALGSWAVILTFIHYRGIL
- a CDS encoding DUF4040 domain-containing protein is translated as MNNNLDFYLYIIIALLPLTSCLVIFQVNPYHALALRGILGAIAALVYAVLGAADVALTEALMGTLLAITLYAVAVRSSLVLRVGVLADAVHHLETEPAFLELTADFRKILNQRHMRLELVPYNDINALQRALTEKEIHATCTHNLDLDIPLRTTIRIQRIYDILRAELTCPNTVLSYANVIDVNLLRLEKQH
- a CDS encoding monovalent cation/H(+) antiporter subunit G: MINILSYVLISIGIFFWFWGTFPLMGKRSVLFKLHSLSVADTLGSIAIVCGLLLKKTAEWPLLVLAIITLAIWNTMLGYVLAYCSGEGDSNEQ
- a CDS encoding Na+/H+ antiporter subunit E; the encoded protein is MVGNFILRLAIWFLLTSDLSPANIIIGVIIALILPRGYPSREKLKDWLTVLGKILLAIPQAYIEAFEIIIRPHNYEDVILEEIPPNRSARLIFLDIFLITFTPKTIVYKYRKDGWYEVHRVLPKKAIKS